The following are encoded in a window of Phaseolus vulgaris cultivar G19833 chromosome 3, P. vulgaris v2.0, whole genome shotgun sequence genomic DNA:
- the LOC137808160 gene encoding ribose-phosphate pyrophosphokinase 1 codes for MATSLLQPSSSSSALAFSSSSSSLFTGTSHAPTLRTLGFVDSSRVRILAPCSVKCDMSDSSNFPNWKPTIPVLNERTLPKFLESARAEKTVSRNSNRLKLFSGTANPVLSQEIARYMGLELGKISIKRFADGEIYVQLQESVRGCNVYLIQPTCPPANENLMELKIMIDACRRASAKNITAVIPYFGYARADRKTQGRESIAAKLVANLITKAGADRVLACDLHSGQSMGYFDIPVDHVHCQPVILDYLASKTISSSDLVVVSPDVGGVARARAFAKKLSDAPLAIVDKRRHGHNVAEVMNLIGDVKGKVAVMVDDMIDTAGTIAKGAALLHEEGAREVYACCTHAVFSPPAIERLSGGLFQEVIITNTIPVTEKNYFPQLTILTVANLLGETIWRIHDDSSVSSIFQ; via the exons ATGGCAACCTCACTCCTTCagccttcttcttcttcttccgcCCTGGCCTTTTCGTCATCTTCATCTTCTCTCTTCACCGGCACTTCCCATGCTCCCACTCTTCGAACCTTAGGTTTCGTCGACAGTTCGCGCGTTCGAATCCTCGCTCCTTGCAGCGTG AAATGTGACATGTCGGATTCTTCGAATTTCCCTAACTGGAAACCGACCATTCCGGTTCTCAACGAGCGGACGCTGCCGAAATTCTTGGAATCTGCGAGGGCAGAGAAAACGGTCAGCAGAAACAGTAACCGGTTGAAATTGTTCTCTGGCACCGCCAATCCTGTGCTCTCTCAg GAAATCGCCCGTTACATGGGTCTGGAACTTGGAAAGATTTCCATCAAGCGTTTTGCTGATGGGGAAATCTATGTCCAGTTACAAGAGAGTGTGAGAGGTTGCAATGTATACCTTATACAGCCAACCTGCCCTCCAGCAAATGAGAATCTCATGGAGCTTAAAATAATGATTGATGCTTGTCGGAGAGCGTCGGCCAAGAATATCACTGCTGTGATTCCATACTTTGGATATGCAAGAGCTGATAGAAAG aCTCAAGGGCGTGAATCAATTGCAGCTAAACTTGTTGCAAACCTTATTACCAAAGCTGGGGCAGACCGGGTTCTTGCTTGTGACCTTCATTCAGGGCAGTCCATGGGTTACTTTGATATTCCTGTTGATCACGTTCATTGTCAA CCTGTGATTCTTGATTATCTTGCCAGCAAGACAATAAGTTCAAGTGACTTGGTGGTTGTTTCTCCTGATGTTGGTGGTGTTGCAAGAGCACGTGCTTTTGCAAAGAAATTATCTGATGCCCCTTTAGCTATTGTAGACAAAAGGCGCCATGGGCACAATGTTGCTGAG GTGATGAATCTGATTGGTGATGTTAAAGGAAAGGTTGCAGTAATGGTGGATGATATGATCGACACTGCTG GTACCATTGCTAAGGGTGCGGCACTGTTACATGAAGAGGGAGCTAGGGAAGTGTATGCGTGCTGTACTCATGCTGTTTTCAG CCCTCCAGCAATTGAGAGGTTGTCCGGTGGCCTATTTCAAGAGGTGATTATTACGAACACCATTCCCGTTACAGAGAAGAACTATTTCCCGCAGTTAACTATCCTTACTGTAGCAAACCTGTTGGGTGAAACTATTTGGCGTATTCATGATGACAGTTCTGTTAGTAGTATTTTTCAGTAA